The Juglans regia cultivar Chandler chromosome 6, Walnut 2.0, whole genome shotgun sequence genome contains the following window.
TAGCAGATTGGCCAAAATTTTGAAGCAATACTAattatttaagatgaaaaagatATCCTCGTCAAAATAAAACTTGACAAAATACCGTCCAAAATCCTCAaacaaaccacataaatttcGATGACGCAATTGTCCTGAAGAAAAAATTGCATTGCATAAAAACGACATTAACTTGATGGCCAAAAACATCTGACATGCTTGCATAATTATGCCTTGACCCGTCCATAAAACTTCTGTTTCTCTTGAGTTGTCTGGAATCGGCCATGCCCAAACTTTGAGGAGGTGTCGATGAACTTGAGCTTGATCTCCTCGAGAGCAAGACGCGATGTTTGCTTGAGCAGAGACTGGCGAAGCGTAACAACCCTCTTCTTTGGACCAACACAGCAACCCTTGATCATGAGATAATCATCCTTCACTATACCATAATGAGGGAAGCCACCCATTGGAGTAATGTCCTTCTCAGTCCTAAACCATCAAAACAAAGCCATAAATTGTTAGCCAACAACATCAAGTATTACTAACACCagaatgaaaaatgaaacaTTCAAAATCGCCTCCTGGTGTGTAGGCTGACTCCCCTCAAATATTACTTAAGGCCAAAATATTCTTACTACTGAAACCAGAGAATGGAGTGTCTATCTTTTGctttataaaaagatttcacaAGTCATTCAACCAACAAACCTGTCAAACTCAGTGAGAGCAGCATGTGACTCCACCCCATTCTTGCCGAGCTTGTAGATCTTCTTGTTCATCTCGGTACGGTGGTGGTATCCATTCTGACCAGCCCTTGCAACTGTGAATGAGACTCTAGCAGGATGCCAAGCACCAATACATGCCACCTTCCTTAGACCCCTGTGAGTCTTCCGGGGAAGGCGGGTGACACCCCAACGAGTGACAACACCTTCATAACCTTTACCCTTCGTTACACCAATGATGTCAATCATCTCATCCTTCTGGAAAACAGCATCCACAGGAATCTGTTTCTCAAAGAAGCCATATGCATAGTCTACTTTCTGAGCCACAGTTCCTCCATTGACCTGGATCTCCATCAGGTGTGCTTTCTTCTGCTTCAATCCCTTCATTTTCCTAATCTGCAGCAGATCAGCCAGAAGCACTCGTGTATTAGACTAAGACCATTTAGAAgtaaaaaaggaacaaaacacACAGTTAATGAAACCATGTCAAAC
Protein-coding sequences here:
- the LOC109011404 gene encoding 60S ribosomal protein L3, with protein sequence MSHRKFEHPRHGSLGFLPRKRAARHRGKVKAFPKDDPTKPCRLTAFLGYKAGMTHIVREVEKPGSKLHKKETCEAVTVIETPPMVVVGVVGYVRTPRGLRTLNTVWAQHLSEEVKRRFYKNWCKSKKKAFTKYSKQYESEEGKKNIQSQLEKMKKYATVIRVLAHTQIRKMKGLKQKKAHLMEIQVNGGTVAQKVDYAYGFFEKQIPVDAVFQKDEMIDIIGVTKGKGYEGVVTRWGVTRLPRKTHRGLRKVACIGAWHPARVSFTVARAGQNGYHHRTEMNKKIYKLGKNGVESHAALTEFDRTEKDITPMGGFPHYGIVKDDYLMIKGCCVGPKKRVVTLRQSLLKQTSRLALEEIKLKFIDTSSKFGHGRFQTTQEKQKFYGRVKA